One part of the Clostridium thermosuccinogenes genome encodes these proteins:
- the larC gene encoding nickel pincer cofactor biosynthesis protein LarC, which produces MKILYFDCFSGISGDMAMAALLDLGIDRDKFLKELGKLKLDGYEIVIRNTQKNGITGTDVQVVLNDGHAHGHTHDDTKGHAEGHSHGDTLGCTDGHSGDSSCSHVRQHSIEHAHEHNHGHPHDHNHVHSHEHSHGHLHGHSHEHAHEHDHEHPHEHSHISRNLKDIEELIDASELNQSVKEFSKKVFREIARAEAKVHNKDINEVHFHEVGAVDSIVDIVGVAICLDMLKVDKVFSSPLHDGHGFIECQHGTIPVPVPAVMEMLSGSGIPLISEDINTELVTPTGMGIIKCLASGFGSMPAMTVDKVGYGMGKRDTGRFNALRVVLGSVVDGGRVEDKNTENEISVLETNIDDMSPEILGYVSELLLESGALDVFYTPVYMKKNRPAVMLTVLAEKGQESRMAELIMKETSTLGIRSRTTKRYCMQREMAVVETGYGEVGLKIATSGDIRKFSPEYEDCKRIAKKTGMPLREVYELVLRKASELL; this is translated from the coding sequence ATGAAAATCCTTTACTTTGACTGTTTTTCCGGTATCAGCGGTGATATGGCGATGGCAGCTTTGCTGGACCTGGGAATAGACAGGGATAAATTTTTAAAAGAACTGGGTAAGCTAAAATTAGACGGATATGAGATAGTAATACGGAATACGCAAAAAAACGGAATCACCGGAACCGATGTGCAGGTGGTGCTGAACGACGGGCATGCGCATGGGCATACCCACGATGACACAAAAGGGCATGCAGAAGGACATTCCCATGGTGATACTCTTGGATGCACCGATGGACATTCCGGTGACAGCTCATGCAGCCATGTACGCCAACACAGCATTGAGCATGCTCACGAACATAATCATGGTCATCCTCATGACCATAACCATGTACATTCCCATGAGCATTCGCATGGACATCTTCATGGGCATAGTCATGAACATGCTCACGAGCATGACCATGAGCATCCTCATGAGCATTCCCATATATCCCGCAATCTCAAGGATATTGAGGAGCTTATAGACGCCTCTGAATTGAATCAAAGCGTGAAGGAGTTCAGCAAGAAAGTATTCCGGGAGATAGCCCGGGCAGAAGCAAAAGTACATAACAAGGATATAAATGAAGTTCATTTTCATGAAGTGGGAGCTGTAGATTCCATTGTTGACATTGTAGGTGTGGCAATTTGCCTTGATATGCTTAAGGTGGACAAGGTTTTTTCATCTCCCCTGCACGACGGACATGGCTTTATTGAATGTCAGCATGGCACGATTCCGGTCCCGGTGCCTGCAGTTATGGAAATGCTGTCCGGAAGCGGCATACCGTTGATTTCTGAGGATATAAATACTGAGTTGGTCACACCTACTGGAATGGGCATAATCAAATGCCTTGCCTCCGGTTTCGGCAGCATGCCTGCCATGACTGTGGATAAGGTTGGCTATGGCATGGGAAAAAGGGATACCGGCAGATTCAATGCGTTGAGGGTGGTCCTGGGTTCCGTTGTAGATGGTGGAAGGGTGGAGGATAAAAATACCGAGAATGAAATATCCGTCCTGGAAACCAATATTGATGACATGAGCCCTGAAATACTGGGTTATGTATCAGAGCTTCTCCTGGAAAGCGGAGCTTTGGATGTTTTTTATACCCCGGTCTACATGAAGAAAAACCGTCCTGCCGTGATGCTGACGGTGCTGGCTGAAAAAGGACAGGAGAGCAGGATGGCGGAGCTTATAATGAAAGAGACATCCACGCTGGGGATAAGGAGCAGAACTACAAAGAGATACTGCATGCAAAGGGAAATGGCAGTTGTGGAAACCGGTTATGGTGAGGTAGGCCTAAAAATTGCAACCAGCGGCGATATTCGGAAATTTTCTCCCGAATATGAGGACTGCAAAAGAATAGCAAAAAAGACAGGAATGCCTCTTCGGGAAGTCTATGAATTGGTGCTTAGGAAAGCATCGGAGCTTTTGTGA
- the larB gene encoding nickel pincer cofactor biosynthesis protein LarB, whose product MNEESLRRMLEKVRKGETGIDEAVEKLKKLPFEDLGFAKVDHHRNIRNGYPEVIYCQGKTVEQIKAIAKRLMDRDNNIMATRASREVYEGIREIADNVVYYEMARIVVVNRVEVKKSEKIIAVVTAGTSDMPVAEEAAVTAETMGNKVERIYDVGVAGIHRLLANTDALMRANVLIVVAGMEGALASVVGGLVDKPVIAVPTSVGYGANFGGLSALLTMLNSCASGIGVVNIDNGFGAGYLASMINKL is encoded by the coding sequence ATGAATGAGGAAAGCTTGCGTCGTATGCTGGAAAAGGTGAGAAAAGGTGAAACAGGGATAGATGAGGCTGTGGAGAAGCTGAAAAAGCTGCCTTTTGAAGATTTGGGTTTCGCCAAGGTGGATCATCACAGAAATATAAGAAACGGATATCCGGAGGTCATATATTGCCAGGGGAAGACGGTGGAACAGATAAAAGCGATTGCCAAGAGGCTCATGGACAGGGACAATAACATCATGGCTACGAGGGCTTCCCGGGAAGTATATGAGGGCATAAGGGAAATAGCCGACAATGTGGTATATTATGAAATGGCAAGGATAGTGGTTGTCAACAGGGTGGAGGTAAAAAAATCGGAAAAGATAATTGCAGTGGTTACTGCAGGAACTTCCGACATGCCTGTTGCGGAGGAAGCTGCGGTTACAGCGGAGACGATGGGAAATAAGGTTGAAAGGATATATGATGTGGGAGTGGCGGGTATCCACAGACTGCTGGCCAATACGGATGCCCTGATGCGGGCGAATGTGCTTATAGTGGTTGCCGGTATGGAAGGCGCTTTGGCCAGCGTAGTGGGCGGTCTGGTGGACAAACCTGTTATTGCCGTGCCTACCAGCGTTGGCTATGGTGCAAATTTCGGAGGGCTTTCAGCCCTGCTTACGATGCTCAACAGCTGCGCCAGCGGCATTGGTGTGGTGAACATAGACAATGGTTTTGGCGCAGGTTATCTTGCCAGTATGATAAATAAATTATAG
- the prfB gene encoding peptide chain release factor 2 (programmed frameshift) → MLELEEFKLQIEAKKRDLDEMGLLFDIARLKNEIEELENKAAEPGFWDDIENSQKVLQKTKSLKTKLERFEKLEAQWEDLKTLNELGLEEGDASVIPEVEEGLKELTEELERLRLETLLTGQYDKNNAILTLHAGAGGTEAQDWVQMLLRMYTRWAESRGYMVKTLDFLDGEEAGIKSVTINVIGENAYGYLKSEKGVHRLVRISPFDASGRRHTSFASVEVMPELENDLDIQINPDDLKIDTYRSSGAGGQHINKTESAVRITHIPTGIVTSCQTERSQFQNKETAMKMLKAKLLELKERENKEKIEDLKGVQMEIAWGSQIRSYVFCPYTLVKDHRTNYEEGDVNSVMDGNIDGFINEYLKSISNRKQEA, encoded by the exons ATGCTCGAACTGGAAGAGTTTAAACTTCAGATTGAAGCAAAAAAGAGAGATTTGGACGAAATG GGGCTTCTCTTTGACATCGCCAGGCTGAAAAACGAGATAGAGGAGCTGGAAAACAAGGCTGCTGAACCAGGATTCTGGGATGATATTGAGAATTCCCAGAAGGTTCTCCAAAAAACCAAGTCTCTTAAGACAAAGCTTGAGAGGTTTGAAAAGCTGGAAGCTCAATGGGAGGACCTAAAAACTTTAAATGAGTTGGGCCTTGAGGAGGGTGACGCCAGTGTCATACCGGAAGTGGAGGAAGGTCTGAAAGAGCTGACGGAGGAATTGGAAAGGCTGAGGCTGGAGACCTTGCTCACAGGGCAATATGATAAAAATAACGCCATACTGACGCTTCATGCGGGAGCCGGAGGAACGGAAGCTCAGGACTGGGTTCAAATGCTTCTGAGAATGTATACCCGGTGGGCTGAAAGCAGAGGGTATATGGTTAAGACCCTCGATTTCCTCGACGGTGAAGAAGCCGGAATTAAAAGCGTAACAATAAATGTGATCGGTGAGAACGCATATGGCTATTTAAAGTCGGAAAAAGGAGTGCACCGCCTTGTAAGGATATCACCGTTTGATGCATCCGGCAGAAGGCATACATCCTTTGCGTCTGTGGAAGTAATGCCGGAATTGGAGAATGATTTGGATATCCAGATCAATCCGGATGATTTGAAAATAGATACCTACCGATCCAGCGGTGCCGGAGGACAGCATATAAATAAGACTGAGTCGGCTGTCAGGATAACCCATATCCCGACTGGTATTGTAACATCATGCCAGACCGAGCGTTCCCAGTTCCAAAATAAAGAGACGGCCATGAAGATGCTCAAAGCAAAGCTTCTGGAATTGAAGGAACGGGAGAACAAGGAGAAGATTGAAGACCTCAAAGGCGTACAGATGGAAATTGCATGGGGAAGCCAGATAAGGTCCTATGTATTCTGTCCGTACACTTTGGTGAAGGATCACCGGACCAACTATGAAGAGGGCGATGTAAATTCGGTCATGGATGGAAACATTGACGGGTTTATAAACGAGTATTTAAAGAGTATATCAAATAGGAAGCAGGAAGCTTGA
- a CDS encoding ISLre2 family transposase, translating to MYNSIQHFIGFGVKKIEEKVKKFVEKPTDLADLVLGLHEELLELGRNIVTEVLEDMDDYLRESASRKQNWEIVRKDRTGLLTSFGPISYERTYFKPKKGGKRQYLVDRIVGINPHDRVSADVVINAVEEAAESSYRKGGEKAAYMDEVSKQAVMNKVHELEVVQPSVEKRKDETPKILYIEADEDHVAQQGKKRHKTEDEWGASSTLMPKLVYVHEGIDHEKSTKKRKVLKNPRYFGGIRDSEELWLEVSQYIDDTYDVDKIETVYISGDGAAWIKQGLNWIGKSKFVLDKYHLSKYVKVATAHLEDEDIEQELDDALKEADKAGLKKAFAKILEKTESETKRKAVNDAKRYILNNWAGIEIKVDNYEIVGCSAEGHVSHILSDRLSSRPMGWSKNGADKMAQLRIFKKNGGKVYDLVMAQKKKEQREQAQQLQDELIRELRTNRNRYDGVWDSNLTIISKGHKTLLYRALRAFVG from the coding sequence ATGTACAATAGTATACAACATTTTATTGGTTTTGGTGTAAAAAAGATTGAAGAAAAGGTAAAAAAATTTGTTGAAAAGCCTACGGACCTAGCTGACCTTGTTTTGGGATTGCATGAAGAACTTCTTGAATTAGGTAGAAACATTGTTACAGAAGTTCTTGAAGATATGGATGATTATCTGCGGGAATCGGCTTCTCGCAAGCAGAACTGGGAAATTGTAAGAAAGGATAGAACAGGACTTTTAACAAGCTTTGGACCCATCAGTTATGAACGAACATATTTTAAGCCTAAGAAAGGCGGAAAAAGGCAATATCTTGTGGATAGAATAGTTGGTATCAATCCTCATGACCGAGTAAGTGCTGATGTTGTCATAAATGCTGTGGAAGAGGCTGCGGAGAGCAGTTATAGAAAAGGTGGAGAAAAAGCTGCATACATGGATGAGGTAAGCAAACAGGCTGTAATGAATAAAGTACATGAACTTGAAGTTGTTCAGCCATCGGTGGAAAAGAGAAAGGATGAGACACCAAAGATTCTGTATATTGAGGCTGATGAAGACCATGTAGCGCAGCAAGGGAAAAAGAGACATAAGACAGAAGATGAATGGGGAGCAAGTAGCACACTAATGCCTAAGCTTGTATACGTTCATGAGGGAATTGACCATGAAAAAAGCACGAAGAAGAGAAAAGTATTGAAGAATCCCCGTTATTTTGGAGGAATCAGAGATAGTGAAGAACTGTGGCTAGAGGTTTCCCAATACATAGATGATACTTATGATGTGGATAAGATTGAAACTGTATATATATCTGGAGATGGAGCAGCTTGGATAAAACAGGGATTAAACTGGATTGGTAAAAGCAAGTTTGTATTGGATAAGTATCATTTGAGCAAATACGTAAAAGTAGCAACGGCACACTTGGAAGACGAAGATATCGAACAGGAATTAGATGATGCCTTGAAAGAAGCTGATAAGGCGGGGCTTAAGAAGGCATTTGCTAAAATTCTTGAAAAGACAGAATCGGAGACAAAGAGGAAAGCGGTTAACGATGCAAAAAGATATATATTGAATAACTGGGCAGGAATAGAGATAAAGGTAGATAACTATGAAATTGTAGGATGCAGTGCTGAAGGGCATGTAAGCCATATTCTATCCGATAGGTTAAGCAGCAGGCCAATGGGTTGGTCAAAAAATGGTGCGGACAAGATGGCCCAACTCAGAATTTTCAAGAAAAACGGAGGAAAAGTATACGACTTGGTAATGGCTCAAAAGAAGAAAGAACAACGGGAGCAGGCACAGCAGCTACAAGATGAATTAATTCGTGAATTGAGAACAAATAGGAATAGATATGATGGTGTTTGGGACAGTAATCTAACAATAATCAGTAAAGGCCATAAAACACTGCTTTATAGAGCGCTAAGAGCCTTTGTAGGGTAA
- a CDS encoding hemolysin family protein, translating into MSEGDSIFWQLVLQLILILINAIFACAEIAVISMNDTKLSKLASKGNKRAKRLVKLTEQPSRFLATIQVGITFAGFLGSAFAADNFSDKLVNWLVGMGVEVSVKTLDTISVIVITLILSYFTLVLGELVPKRIAMKKADELALAISGLVYFISKIFAPLVSLLTASTNGILKLLGIDPNAEDDRVTEEEIRMMVQAGSEKGTIDQDEKEMIQNVFEFDDKTAGDIMTHRTEVSLLWLEESDEQWEKTITESRHTMYPVCDGSTDNIIGVLNTKDYFRIKEKNRDIILKKAVKPAYFVPDTVRTDVLFRNMKKSRHRFAIVLDEYGGMDGIVTMSDILEQLVGDLEYDDSVPEKRPTIERVDSHTWKVLGSPPLETVSECLGIALPLDDYDTFGGLVFGLLGYIPEDGSTPEIEEYGLLIKVLEIKEHQLEKAIIYLQQKPEDDDTKE; encoded by the coding sequence TTGTCCGAAGGAGACTCTATATTTTGGCAGCTGGTTTTGCAGCTTATTCTGATTCTTATCAATGCAATATTTGCCTGTGCTGAAATCGCAGTCATTTCAATGAATGACACCAAACTTTCAAAGCTTGCTTCAAAAGGCAATAAACGTGCTAAAAGGCTTGTAAAGTTAACCGAACAGCCATCCCGGTTTCTTGCCACAATACAAGTAGGTATAACTTTTGCCGGCTTTCTCGGCAGCGCTTTCGCCGCAGATAATTTTTCAGACAAGTTGGTAAATTGGTTGGTCGGCATGGGCGTTGAAGTTTCTGTGAAAACCCTCGATACAATCTCGGTTATTGTTATAACCCTGATTCTTTCATATTTCACTCTTGTATTGGGAGAACTAGTACCTAAGCGGATTGCCATGAAAAAGGCTGATGAGCTTGCCCTTGCCATTTCTGGCCTGGTATATTTCATCTCAAAAATATTTGCTCCTCTGGTATCGCTTCTGACTGCATCTACCAATGGCATATTGAAGCTTTTAGGCATCGATCCGAATGCCGAAGATGACAGGGTTACTGAGGAAGAAATCCGTATGATGGTACAGGCAGGCAGCGAAAAAGGAACCATTGATCAGGATGAAAAGGAAATGATACAAAACGTTTTTGAGTTTGACGACAAAACTGCCGGAGATATAATGACTCATAGGACTGAGGTTTCTCTCCTCTGGCTTGAAGAAAGCGATGAGCAGTGGGAAAAAACCATAACCGAAAGCCGACATACCATGTATCCTGTTTGTGATGGAAGCACAGATAATATCATAGGTGTTTTAAACACAAAGGATTATTTCAGGATTAAGGAAAAAAACCGGGATATTATCTTAAAAAAAGCTGTAAAGCCCGCATACTTCGTTCCGGATACAGTACGTACCGATGTATTGTTCCGCAATATGAAGAAAAGCCGCCATCGTTTTGCCATAGTGTTGGATGAATACGGAGGGATGGACGGTATAGTTACAATGAGCGATATTCTGGAACAACTGGTGGGAGATCTGGAATATGATGATTCTGTGCCAGAAAAGCGACCCACGATTGAACGGGTTGATTCCCATACATGGAAAGTATTAGGTTCACCTCCTCTGGAAACGGTGTCAGAATGTCTTGGCATAGCGCTTCCGCTGGATGACTATGATACCTTTGGAGGGCTGGTCTTCGGCCTGCTAGGATATATCCCTGAAGACGGAAGTACTCCTGAGATTGAGGAATATGGACTTTTGATCAAAGTTTTGGAAATAAAAGAACATCAACTGGAAAAAGCCATAATCTATCTGCAGCAAAAACCTGAAGACGACGACACGAAAGAATAG
- a CDS encoding ABC transporter substrate-binding protein: MKKRKLLALLLILIITVSLGACNGAGNGNDKDNVGNDGKTSLGTAVDIHVASWNNAADNLSEIAEKFNAANGDKGKVIIDYSDSDYSKLKPALASGNGVPDIFQTQSRDIPAFFNSYGLRAFADLSDIIADDAENWVDFALETCKGEDGKYYAIPWDIGPVGLYYRADIFEEAGIDVNTLTTWDKYIEAGKLLRTKGDYYVEAFNFNGATSTDEFLIYFNQLGGQFYDENGNVNLASEEMIRAAELCLKMIDAGVAMDIPNAWDDRIAAINENRLVAFPYPAWYMGTMKNSCENTAGKWRITKIPAFEEGGNVYANAGGSVLAVSSTTKNLDLAKRFLEYAIKSKEGSDINMKYGEFPSYKPAYETEYFKSKDEYFGGLEVGTIFAGLTGAPATKWGPYFTDVSESMKTAAGNILANRMDPRQALEAATKDAQSKINAK, encoded by the coding sequence ATGAAAAAGAGAAAACTATTGGCTCTTTTACTGATATTGATTATTACTGTTAGCCTGGGAGCATGCAATGGCGCCGGCAATGGTAATGACAAGGATAACGTCGGCAATGACGGAAAAACCAGCCTGGGTACAGCGGTGGATATCCACGTTGCCTCCTGGAACAACGCAGCAGATAATTTAAGCGAAATAGCCGAGAAATTCAATGCAGCAAACGGAGATAAAGGAAAGGTAATCATCGACTATTCCGACAGTGACTATTCAAAACTGAAACCCGCCCTGGCATCCGGTAACGGTGTCCCGGATATCTTTCAAACCCAAAGCCGTGATATACCTGCTTTTTTTAACAGCTACGGCCTGAGGGCTTTTGCGGATCTGTCGGATATCATTGCCGACGATGCTGAAAATTGGGTCGATTTTGCTCTGGAAACCTGCAAAGGAGAAGATGGAAAATACTACGCAATTCCATGGGATATAGGTCCGGTCGGTCTGTATTACAGAGCTGATATTTTTGAAGAGGCAGGCATTGATGTAAATACCCTTACCACCTGGGACAAGTATATTGAAGCCGGCAAACTTCTAAGGACGAAAGGCGATTATTATGTTGAGGCATTCAATTTCAACGGCGCTACTTCCACAGACGAATTCCTGATTTATTTTAACCAGTTGGGTGGTCAGTTCTATGACGAAAATGGCAATGTAAACCTTGCCTCCGAAGAAATGATAAGGGCAGCCGAGTTATGCTTAAAGATGATCGATGCAGGGGTTGCCATGGATATCCCGAATGCGTGGGATGACAGGATTGCTGCCATCAATGAAAACAGGCTGGTGGCTTTCCCCTATCCGGCCTGGTACATGGGCACCATGAAAAACTCCTGTGAAAATACTGCTGGAAAATGGAGAATAACAAAAATACCCGCTTTTGAAGAAGGCGGAAATGTCTATGCCAATGCAGGCGGTTCTGTTCTCGCGGTTTCCTCCACTACCAAGAACCTTGATTTAGCCAAGAGATTTCTTGAGTATGCCATAAAGAGCAAGGAAGGAAGCGATATCAACATGAAATACGGTGAATTTCCGTCTTACAAGCCTGCCTATGAGACAGAGTACTTCAAATCTAAAGACGAATATTTCGGAGGCTTGGAAGTAGGCACCATTTTCGCCGGTTTGACCGGTGCGCCGGCAACCAAGTGGGGACCTTATTTCACCGACGTTTCCGAATCCATGAAAACTGCGGCAGGCAACATCCTTGCCAACAGGATGGACCCCAGGCAGGCTTTGGAGGCTGCGACGAAAGATGCTCAGAGCAAGATAAACGCAAAATAG
- a CDS encoding sugar ABC transporter permease, whose amino-acid sequence MKIIKSRRRSEPIERQYKKRDNTLDFIAPFLIIFITFMAYPSIYSIIVSFTKYRAGKFSFAGLSNFRYIDRPHLQESNRKYFFHTDISGSDSNLSGSSTANFLNIRRIKALGLFRMFIFMPVLIFSCCSREIS is encoded by the coding sequence TTGAAAATAATTAAATCAAGAAGGAGAAGTGAGCCTATTGAAAGGCAATATAAAAAAAGAGATAATACCTTGGATTTTATAGCTCCGTTCCTAATAATATTCATAACCTTCATGGCTTATCCAAGCATCTATTCGATCATAGTAAGCTTCACAAAATACAGGGCCGGAAAGTTCAGCTTCGCAGGCTTAAGCAATTTCAGATATATTGACAGACCCCACCTTCAGGAAAGCAATCGGAAATACTTTTTTCATACTGATATTTCAGGTTCCGATTCAAATCTTTCTGGCAGTAGTACTGCAAATTTTCTCAACATCCGCCGTATAAAAGCGCTGGGTTTGTTCAGAATGTTCATATTCATGCCTGTGCTGATATTCTCCTGCTGTTCCAGAGAAATTTCATAG
- a CDS encoding nitroreductase family protein, producing MEYFELIDKRYSVRGYKSDPVEDEKIKKILEAGRIAPTAANRQGFKILVINTKGREDELRKIYNKDWFVTAPVILGVCSIPEKCWVRYDGKNSSDVDAAIVMTHMILAARDLGLGTCWIGAFNVEAAKEVLGIDDSMEPVAFTPLGYYDEAGVQKKRKPMEELVIYK from the coding sequence ATGGAGTATTTTGAGCTTATAGACAAAAGGTACAGCGTTCGAGGATACAAAAGCGATCCGGTGGAGGATGAAAAAATCAAGAAGATACTGGAAGCCGGAAGGATAGCTCCTACTGCTGCAAACCGTCAGGGGTTTAAAATCCTGGTGATCAACACCAAAGGCCGTGAGGACGAGCTGAGAAAGATATACAATAAAGACTGGTTTGTCACGGCACCGGTTATTTTGGGCGTATGTTCGATACCGGAAAAATGCTGGGTGAGATATGACGGAAAAAATTCCAGCGATGTGGATGCGGCCATTGTTATGACTCATATGATTCTGGCAGCGAGGGATCTGGGCCTTGGTACCTGCTGGATCGGAGCCTTCAATGTGGAAGCGGCCAAGGAGGTTCTGGGAATTGATGACAGCATGGAGCCGGTGGCTTTTACTCCTCTGGGCTATTATGACGAGGCTGGCGTCCAAAAGAAAAGAAAGCCGATGGAAGAGCTCGTAATATATAAATAG
- a CDS encoding Cof-type HAD-IIB family hydrolase has protein sequence MYKMIAIDLDGTLLNSEKKISSENKRFIKLAMDMGVKVVICSGRVYRGARMYAREIGSKDPVIACNGAVIKCADTGEILFNNPMSADDCAKVIDICRREGIYFHYYVGDTLYAEKMERSALSIWKRNKELPEEDRIDVQIADDLIKVLRDSGELPLKVIAICDDKERLAKARAEVERIGSVDVTSSGSNNFEVIKKGNNKGRALEILTERLGIKREELIAIGDNENDAPMIRYAGLGIAMGNAETFIKDMADFVTLTNEQNGVAAAIRRFITDRA, from the coding sequence ATGTACAAAATGATAGCCATCGATCTTGACGGCACTTTGCTGAATTCAGAAAAGAAAATATCCTCTGAAAACAAAAGGTTTATAAAATTGGCAATGGATATGGGAGTGAAGGTTGTGATTTGCTCCGGGAGGGTATACAGAGGGGCAAGGATGTATGCCCGGGAGATAGGCTCAAAAGATCCGGTGATTGCCTGCAACGGTGCCGTTATCAAATGCGCTGATACAGGAGAAATACTCTTTAATAATCCCATGTCTGCCGATGATTGCGCGAAAGTCATCGACATATGCCGCAGGGAAGGCATTTACTTTCATTATTATGTAGGCGATACCCTTTATGCAGAAAAAATGGAAAGGTCGGCTTTGTCTATCTGGAAGAGGAATAAGGAGCTTCCGGAGGAGGATCGCATAGATGTTCAAATAGCCGATGACCTTATAAAAGTGCTTAGGGATTCCGGAGAGCTTCCGCTGAAAGTAATAGCAATATGCGATGATAAGGAGCGGCTTGCGAAAGCGAGGGCTGAGGTGGAAAGGATCGGTTCGGTTGATGTCACCAGCTCCGGTTCCAACAATTTCGAGGTGATAAAAAAAGGCAATAACAAAGGCAGAGCCCTTGAGATACTTACAGAAAGGCTGGGTATAAAGCGGGAGGAGTTAATTGCCATAGGAGATAATGAAAATGACGCCCCAATGATCAGATATGCCGGCCTGGGGATTGCAATGGGCAATGCAGAAACCTTTATAAAAGATATGGCTGACTTCGTCACACTTACCAATGAGCAAAATGGCGTGGCTGCAGCCATCAGGAGGTTTATAACCGACCGAGCTTGA
- a CDS encoding aminotransferase class I/II-fold pyridoxal phosphate-dependent enzyme, whose product MNMSDMILPHIRAVPPSGIRKYFDLINEMKDAISLGVGEPDFVTPWAIREAGIYSLEKGHTHYSSNAGFIELRKEISKYLKRKIDVEYDPVDQILVTVGGSEGIDVAIRALAGPGDEVIIPEPSFVAYKGCTAFAGATPVVINLRAEDQFRLTPEQLESAITSRTKVLILPFPNNPTGAIMEKEDIDKIVEVLKDKDIIVLSDEIYSELTYKGRHVSIASYPEMKDKTLLINGFSKAFAMTGWRLGYACGHPELISAMKKIHQYAIMCSPTTSQYAAIEALRNCDEDVAQMVNEYNMRRRVMVDGFRKMGLDCFEPLGAFYVFPCVKSTGLTSDEFCEGVLREEKVLIVPGNAFGDCGEGYFRATYATSMENIYEALRRIQKFVERNRR is encoded by the coding sequence ATGAACATGTCGGATATGATATTGCCCCATATAAGGGCTGTGCCTCCTTCCGGTATACGCAAATACTTCGACCTGATAAATGAGATGAAGGATGCAATATCCCTGGGGGTGGGCGAACCGGATTTCGTGACTCCATGGGCTATCAGGGAAGCGGGCATATATTCCCTGGAAAAGGGTCATACGCATTATTCCTCCAATGCAGGATTTATCGAATTAAGAAAGGAAATTTCCAAATATCTTAAAAGAAAAATCGATGTGGAATATGACCCCGTGGACCAGATACTGGTGACTGTCGGGGGCAGTGAGGGCATTGATGTGGCTATCAGGGCTCTGGCAGGGCCGGGGGACGAGGTGATAATCCCGGAGCCGAGCTTTGTGGCATATAAAGGCTGCACAGCTTTTGCCGGAGCCACCCCTGTTGTTATAAACTTAAGGGCAGAAGATCAGTTCAGGCTTACCCCGGAGCAGTTGGAGAGTGCTATTACCAGCAGGACCAAGGTGCTTATACTGCCGTTCCCGAACAATCCCACAGGCGCGATTATGGAAAAGGAAGATATTGATAAGATTGTAGAGGTGCTGAAAGACAAGGATATAATCGTATTGTCCGATGAAATATATTCCGAGCTGACCTATAAAGGAAGGCATGTATCAATTGCCAGCTATCCTGAAATGAAAGACAAAACCCTCTTGATAAATGGCTTTTCCAAAGCCTTTGCCATGACCGGTTGGCGGCTGGGCTATGCCTGTGGACATCCGGAATTGATAAGTGCTATGAAGAAGATACATCAATACGCCATAATGTGTTCTCCCACCACATCCCAGTATGCTGCCATAGAGGCCTTGAGAAACTGCGATGAGGATGTGGCTCAGATGGTTAATGAGTATAACATGAGAAGAAGAGTGATGGTTGACGGCTTCAGGAAGATGGGTCTGGATTGCTTTGAACCGCTGGGAGCCTTTTATGTCTTTCCATGCGTCAAATCCACCGGGTTGACTTCCGATGAGTTCTGTGAAGGAGTCCTCAGGGAAGAAAAGGTATTGATCGTGCCCGGTAATGCCTTTGGTGACTGTGGAGAAGGATATTTCAGGGCAACCTATGCCACTTCCATGGAGAATATTTACGAAGCCTTGAGAAGAATACAAAAATTCGTGGAAAGGAACAGAAGGTAA